A part of Chanos chanos chromosome 9, fChaCha1.1, whole genome shotgun sequence genomic DNA contains:
- the LOC115820001 gene encoding tripartite motif-containing protein 35-like, whose translation MASKALISVEDLTCPVCCDIFRDPVVLSCSHSVCKVCLQQFWSKKGSQECPVCRRRSSKEEPPRNLALKNLCETFLQERSQRSSSGSEEFCSLHNEKLKLFCLEDKQPVCLVCRDSEKHTNHKFRPVSEAAPIYRENVKTALKRLEEKLEFFKKVKQTWDETAEHVKIQAQHTEKQILEEFEKLHQFLRDEEAVRITALKKEEEQKSQMMKEKIESLIRQTALLSTTITVIKNEMGAEDISFLTVRNTFLSLAQCTLQDPQMLSGEPINVAKHLGNLKFRVWEKMQGIVQYTPVILDPNTAGPWLFLSEDLTSMRCSDMKQHIPDNPERIDGYPCVLGSEGFNTGTHRWDVDVGNSTFWDVGVITESNQRKGKTFFHTGVWYVWLYEGKYGSKASGRSATPLAVNNKLQRIRVELDWERGKLSFSDPLNNTHIHTITHTFTERIFPYFYNYCKLSPLRILPVKSCVTVKPHS comes from the exons ATGGCATCTAAAGCTTTAATATCAGTGGAAGATttaacctgtcctgtgtgctgtgacatcttcagggatcctgttgtcctgtcctgtagtcacagtgtgtgtaaagtctgtctgcagcagttctggagTAAAAAAGGATCACAGGAGTGTCCTGTCTGTAGGAGAAGATCATCAAAAGAGGAGCCTCCTAGAAACCTGgctctaaagaacctgtgtgagactttcttacaggagagaagtcagagatcttcatcagggtctgaggagttctgcagtctgcacaatgagaaactcaaactcttctgtctggaggataaacagcctgtgtgtttggtgtgtcgggattcagaaaaacacacaaatcacaaatttcGTCCTGTAAGTGAAGCTGCTCCTATTTACAGG GAGAACGTGAAGACTGCCCTAAAGCGCTTAGAGGAGAAACTAGAGTTTttcaaaaaagtcaaacaaaccTGGGATGAAACAGCAGAGCATGTTAAG ATCCAGgcccaacacacagagaaacagattctagaggagtttgagaaacttcatcagtttctaagagatgaagaggcagtcaggataactgcactgaagaaagaggaggagcagaagagtcagatgatgaaggagaagattgagagCCTGATTAGACAGACAGCACTTCTTTCAACCACAATCACGGTCATAAAAAATGAGATGGGAGCTGAAGATATTTCATTCCTGACAGTaagaaacacatttctctctct agcccagtgcacactgcaggatccacagatgctttcaggagaaccgatcaatgtggcaaagcacctgggcaacctgaagttcagagtgtgggagaagatgcagggcattgttcaataca ctcctgtgattctggaccccaacactgcaggaCCATGGCtcttcctgtctgaggatctgaccagtatGAGATGCAGTGACATGAAACAGCAcattcctgataatccagagagaatCGATGGATATCCATGTGTGCTGGGCTCTGAGGGTtttaacacagggacacaccgctgggatgttgatgttgggaACAGTACATTCTGGGACGTGGGTGTGATCACAGAGTCAAatcagaggaagggaaagacaTTCTTTCACACTGGCGTCTGGTATGTGTGGTTATATGAAGGTAAATATGGGTCAAAGGCCTCAGGAAGGTCAGCTACTCCACTGGCagtgaataataaactccagaggatcagagtggaactggactgggagagaggaaaactctcattctctgatcctctaaataacacacacatacacaccatcacacacacttttactgagagaatatTTCCATACTTCTATAATtactgtaaactctctcctctgaggatcttaccagtgaagagttgtgtaacagtgaaaccTCACAGTTAG